CGACGTGCCGTCGAGGCCCACTCGCGTCAGCGCCTCGAGCACGGCGGGGTGCGCGTGGCCCAGCACGTGCGGGCCCGAGCCCAGCAGGTAGTCGATGTACTCGTTGCCGCTCACGTCGGTGAGGCGCGAGCCGCGCGCGGTGCCCACCACGAAGTTGAGCTCCTCCTCGAACGTGAACGCTCGCGTGCCCGTGGCCAGCAGCCGCTCGGCCCTGGCGATGAGCTCACGCTCTCTCTCGGTCCGCTGGATCATCATTCGCCGGCGCTCCTCTTCTCGATGCTGCGCGGGAAGCGCGCGATGTACTGGGCGAAGCGCTCGTGGACCATGGCCCGCGGCACGCCGAAGTCGCTGCGCTCGTAGTCGTGGGTGCCGAAGCGGCCGGGAGGGTTCGCCGCTTGCCACGCGCGCAGGGCGGCCTCGGCGTGCGCCGGAAAGGGCTGATCGAAGCGCTGGTAGATGCGCGCCACCTCGCCCACGGGGTCGGCCATGAAGTCGTTGAAGTACACGTCGTGGAACTGGTGCTCGCGTCCACGCCGCAGCTCGATGCCGCGGTCGCACGCGCGCGCCCACACCTCCAGCTGCTCACGCGCGATGCGCGGCCGGTCGGGGGTGACCTCCATGAGCGACCGGAAGTGCGCGCACAGGCTCACGTAGGACGGCAGCACCGAGGCCGGGTCGCGGTGCGTCCAGATCACGCAGGCGTCCGGGTAGGTGTCCAGGTAGGCCTCGAGGTTGCGCAGGTGCACGGGGTACTTGTCGAGCCAGCGCTTCTCGGGCTCGTACGAGCCCACCAGCTGGAGCGCGCGCTTGTGCCGCGCGTAGGTCGCGCGGTGCACCGTGTTCGCGTACCACTCGGAGTACGTGGGCACCGTGTTCACGAC
This portion of the Sandaracinaceae bacterium genome encodes:
- a CDS encoding sulfotransferase, giving the protein MSGLSADSSAARAIHQGAWQSREQLFHDVAMRATGLSDFGDPSYREGLTRLLYSYDHEARFHTQGKLAMAYQLVGLLTSRLRTEDWFHLQPESASHRIARPLVITGMVRTGSTALHYLMGANPDMQHLQYWLALHPQPRPPHATWPAARDFQHAKIELDMMYAAGKSVLESIHFMTAEGPDEPGRLLGQGFSDDRFEVVNTVPTYSEWYANTVHRATYARHKRALQLVGSYEPEKRWLDKYPVHLRNLEAYLDTYPDACVIWTHRDPASVLPSYVSLCAHFRSLMEVTPDRPRIAREQLEVWARACDRGIELRRGREHQFHDVYFNDFMADPVGEVARIYQRFDQPFPAHAEAALRAWQAANPPGRFGTHDYERSDFGVPRAMVHERFAQYIARFPRSIEKRSAGE